A window of the Pseudomonas fluorescens genome harbors these coding sequences:
- a CDS encoding phage portal protein, whose protein sequence is MSNTPNTQAIVDSPESSAGAMSFSFGDPVPVLDRREILDYAECLNAGLWYEPPVSWEGLARSYRAAVHHGSAIQVKRNILVSTFQPHRLLSRSDFARWVLDYLTFGNGYLERRDSRMKTTLSLKPALAKYVRRGGDLSRYWFVPSFGMEHEFAEGSLFHLMEPDINQEVYGLPEYLASLSAAWLNESATLFRRKYYLNGSHAGFILYMTDAAQNEQDVNGLRKALKDSKGPGNFRNLFVYAPNGKKDGLQVIPVSEVAAKDEFFNIKNVTRDDIMAAHRVPPQLMGIIPNNTGGFGDAGKAAQVFYHHEVVPLQERFKELNQWLGEEVVTFKPYEMAALGTA, encoded by the coding sequence ATGTCGAACACGCCCAACACGCAGGCGATTGTTGATTCACCTGAGTCCAGTGCCGGGGCTATGTCCTTCAGCTTTGGGGATCCCGTGCCGGTTCTGGATCGGCGCGAGATCCTCGACTATGCCGAGTGCCTGAACGCCGGTCTGTGGTACGAACCTCCGGTGAGCTGGGAAGGGTTGGCCCGGTCGTACCGTGCCGCCGTGCATCACGGTAGCGCGATCCAAGTGAAGCGCAACATTCTGGTCAGCACCTTTCAACCTCACCGCCTGCTGTCGCGATCGGACTTTGCTCGGTGGGTGCTGGACTATCTCACCTTCGGCAACGGCTATCTGGAACGTCGGGACAGCCGAATGAAAACCACTCTATCCCTCAAGCCAGCCTTGGCAAAGTATGTCCGCAGGGGTGGCGACCTCAGCCGCTACTGGTTCGTGCCGAGCTTTGGCATGGAGCATGAGTTCGCCGAAGGTTCGTTGTTCCATCTGATGGAACCTGACATCAATCAGGAGGTTTATGGACTGCCGGAGTATCTGGCGTCCCTCAGTGCGGCATGGTTGAACGAGAGCGCCACGCTGTTCCGGCGCAAGTACTACCTCAACGGTTCGCACGCTGGATTCATTCTGTACATGACCGATGCCGCTCAGAACGAGCAGGACGTCAACGGCTTGCGCAAGGCACTGAAGGACAGCAAGGGGCCGGGCAACTTCCGCAACCTGTTCGTGTATGCACCGAACGGAAAGAAGGACGGCCTTCAGGTTATCCCGGTGTCTGAGGTGGCAGCCAAGGATGAGTTCTTCAACATCAAGAACGTGACCCGCGATGACATCATGGCGGCGCACCGAGTGCCGCCGCAGCTGATGGGCATTATCCCGAACAACACTGGCGGGTTCGGTGACGCTGGCAAAGCTGCCCAGGTCTTTTACCACCACGAGGTCGTGCCGCTGCAGGAGCGCTTCAAGGAGCTGAACCAGTGGCTCGGCGAAGAGGTGGTGACCTTCAAGCCCTACGAGATGGCTGCCCTCGGCACCGCCTGA